From the Saccharomycodes ludwigii strain NBRC 1722 chromosome I, whole genome shotgun sequence genome, one window contains:
- the AAR2 gene encoding U5 snRNP complex subunit AAR2 (similar to Saccharomyces cerevisiae YBL074C | AAR2 | A1-Alpha2 Repression), giving the protein MRCILFNNIDDYFDCNTRNTGSSFTINLNNNTIFTIDNSNKAQRQFYGIKNINNSIKLHFIQFIHSHSEVCYGYWLNTCDSATPTDYGFRYNKNTEKFEPYEIIENTSKEDGMHDEYYYVKKYYGYLDYMVNYVGNNNSENSSAWGKDTYLLNHITWKNLCFILKKYQNISTFTCVPKWLYCDSYMCSIEEYKRLESKIDLRQTSAHNKATKGLKNDVNNKVYPGTVDYTLINFKSKDAIRNKMEMCDYLDKSYYLKKLMNVDNNNNLLGEFQICFIHVIMLGNYASSLQWHNIIELIMKSKDVFDGNLNYITMFLEIFMVQLKSLPQEYKENLINIQCLKKCFIENEYINETIIGNTTGSNKIARFESLINFLRNYISDILQEEETDEYSDTTEKLICNNNNNNEEYDVIQIWNVDSDDSDDEYKPTVVSGVYHQSV; this is encoded by the coding sequence ATGAGATgcatattatttaataatatagatGATTATTTCGATTGTAATACCAGAAATACTGGTAGTTCATTTACTATAAActtaaacaataatactattttcACTATagataatagcaataaagCGCAAAGACAATTTTAtggaattaaaaatataaataattcaataaaattacaCTTTATACAGTTCATACATTCACATAGTGAAGTGTGTTATGGATACTGGTTAAATACTTGTGATTCTGCCACTCCTACTGATTACGGGTTTAggtataacaaaaatacaGAAAAATTTGAACCATATGAAATTATAGAGAATACATCAAAAGAGGACGGTATGCATGAcgaatattattatgtaaaaaaatattatggATATTTAGATTATATGGTTAACTATGTgggcaataataatagtgaaaACAGTAGCGCATGGGGAAAAGACACTTATTTACTTAATCATATCACTTGGAAGAATTTATGTttcatattaaaaaagtatcAAAATATTAGTACATTTACATGTGTACCTAAATGGCTATATTGTGATTCATATATGTGCTCTATTGAAGAATACAAGAGGCTAGAATCGAAAATTGACTTACGTCAAACTTCAGCACACAATAAAGCAACCAaaggtttaaaaaatgatgtTAACAACAAAGTATATCCTGGTACCGTTGATTACACTTTGATTAACTTTAAGTCAAAAGATGCGATACgaaataaaatggaaatgTGTGATTATTTAGATAAATCTTATTATCTAAAAAAGCTTATGAATGtggataataacaataatttgCTGGGtgaatttcaaatttgCTTCATACACGTAATTATGCTAGGAAATTATGCTAGTAGTTTACAGTGGCATAATATAATAGAACTAATAATGAAATCTAAAGATGTGTTCGATGGTAATCTAAACTATATTACCATGtttttagaaatatttATGGTGCAACTAAAGAGTTTACCGCAAGAATATAAAGAGAATTTAATTAACATTCAGTGCTTAAAGAAATGTTTTATAGAAAACgaatatattaatgaaaCTATTATCGGTAATACTACTGGGAGCAATAAAATAGCAAGATTTGAATCTCTAATTAACTTTCTAAGAAATTATATATCAGACATATTACAAGAGGAAGAAACTGACGAATATAGCGATACCactgaaaaattaatatgtaataataataataataatgaggAATATGATGTGATTCAAATTTGGAATGTAGATAGTGATGATTCAGATGATGAATACAAACCTACTGTAGTATCGGGAGTGTATCATCAATCAGTATAA